Proteins found in one Methanospirillum hungatei JF-1 genomic segment:
- a CDS encoding AEC family transporter has protein sequence MDFLPVATSIFTLFILIGVGFLAFRMGYITRSGASGLSSLLVNVAIPCLILESMQVPLSSGLVYSMEVIALIEVVVYLVSFISAIVIPWCLTGSVFETGVLRFMLIFSNLGFMGYPVAYAMFGEESVFYVTLINLPFGFLVFTLGVFLLRPDLARNPDLKRILTPGLIASVLGLCLLGTGTTIPSPLNESVSLLGSITTPLAMIVIGTFLAPLPFFSMVSDIRVWIISAARLILIPVIVFLITSPFVTDPLLLGIPVLLAAMPVAANTVLLSEEYGVNAELASKGVFISTLLSLVTIPLIGIYLLP, from the coding sequence ATGGACTTTCTTCCGGTTGCAACAAGCATATTCACCCTTTTTATTCTGATAGGGGTAGGATTTCTCGCGTTTCGCATGGGATATATTACCCGGAGCGGAGCATCAGGACTCTCTTCTCTTCTTGTAAATGTAGCCATACCCTGCCTTATCCTGGAGAGTATGCAGGTCCCCCTCTCGAGCGGCCTCGTATACTCGATGGAAGTCATAGCTCTCATTGAGGTCGTCGTTTACCTCGTCTCATTCATCAGTGCCATTGTCATCCCCTGGTGCCTGACAGGGTCAGTCTTTGAGACCGGAGTCCTGCGGTTCATGCTCATCTTCTCAAATCTGGGGTTTATGGGGTACCCGGTGGCTTATGCAATGTTTGGGGAGGAGTCTGTTTTTTATGTCACTCTTATCAACCTCCCGTTCGGATTTCTGGTATTTACTCTGGGAGTATTTCTTCTGCGTCCGGATCTTGCACGGAATCCTGATCTGAAACGGATTTTAACCCCAGGTCTTATTGCTTCAGTCCTTGGTTTGTGCCTTCTCGGGACCGGTACCACCATCCCCTCTCCCCTGAATGAATCTGTTTCACTCCTTGGGTCCATCACAACACCTCTGGCGATGATCGTCATCGGAACGTTTCTGGCGCCTCTTCCCTTCTTCTCCATGGTATCCGATATCCGGGTATGGATAATATCCGCCGCACGGTTGATTCTGATTCCGGTGATTGTGTTCCTGATAACATCTCCCTTTGTAACAGATCCGCTCCTTCTGGGCATCCCCGTCCTCCTTGCTGCCATGCCTGTTGCTGCGAATACGGTGCTGTTGTCAGAAGAGTACGGGGTGAATGCCGAACTTGCATCAAAAGGAGTATTTATTTCTACTTTACTTTCCCTGGTTACAATACCGCTGATTGGGATCTATCTTCTTCCCTGA
- a CDS encoding LemA family protein: protein MMEFILPGVLILILIALVVWFVSLYNRFYALKNSYEATLGQIKVALKKRLDMIDQLLGAVKSYAAFEKETFERVTAMRASVGSAGAGDIAALEAESRTILGRLFAVMENYPDLKTQATVSDLMGAVKSVEDEIARQRYTCNNIAEQFNTMVDTIPSNLVARFSGLSKLQYLEFEEEIAKRPEISF, encoded by the coding sequence ATGATGGAATTTATTCTACCCGGTGTTCTGATTCTTATCCTGATAGCACTTGTTGTCTGGTTTGTATCTCTGTATAACCGGTTTTATGCACTCAAAAATTCATATGAAGCGACCCTTGGTCAGATCAAGGTTGCCCTTAAAAAGCGGCTTGATATGATTGACCAGCTTCTGGGGGCGGTGAAGAGCTATGCCGCTTTTGAAAAGGAGACATTTGAGCGGGTTACTGCAATGCGGGCATCAGTCGGATCTGCTGGAGCTGGTGATATCGCAGCACTTGAAGCAGAATCACGGACGATTCTGGGAAGACTGTTTGCTGTTATGGAAAATTATCCGGATTTAAAAACCCAGGCAACCGTTTCTGATCTGATGGGCGCTGTGAAAAGTGTTGAAGATGAGATTGCCCGCCAGCGATATACCTGCAATAACATCGCCGAGCAGTTTAACACCATGGTGGATACCATCCCTTCAAACCTGGTCGCACGGTTTTCAGGTCTTTCCAAGCTTCAGTACCTGGAGTTTGAGGAAGAGATTGCTAAAAGACCTGAGATATCCTTCTAA
- a CDS encoding diadenylate cyclase codes for MNAISWYRYLMVFILVLTAVSYITPCFAETSVTGTDIITPVVTAPVPLDEMTTKATIAPIHTKEPAVKPPVENPKPGVSPTLPPPVQSPTMRPAPSTGTATPTPSPVSTMTGNNETAETYFQWGRAYEDVGNCQAALVEFEKAIARDPYYADAWYHRAICYERQGMYDEAYDSYRFLLTIEPGFFSDNKNVTKPLTSNISPGEFPKPPGEESVMNGPFFWILIGTGVGGLIISGLVLYHIRRRPAPDGTVVLTRQSTGPVTNEELSAIADQIAEYYDGDKEICMQVIKLAIEIAREGREGKPVGTAFVLGDSDAVLERSRQLILNPLAGHSSTDRKITNPDMRENIKELALLDGAFVIREDGTVEAAGRYISIDTSNVQLSKGFGTRHVSVAAITQETKAIGIVVSESGGQVRIMAEGRIILETR; via the coding sequence ATGAACGCCATCTCCTGGTACCGGTACCTGATGGTGTTTATTTTAGTTCTGACAGCAGTATCATATATTACCCCCTGTTTTGCTGAAACATCGGTAACCGGAACTGATATCATCACTCCAGTGGTTACGGCACCTGTTCCATTGGATGAAATGACAACCAAAGCGACCATCGCTCCGATTCATACCAAGGAGCCGGCGGTAAAGCCCCCGGTTGAAAACCCAAAGCCTGGAGTGAGCCCGACCCTTCCCCCTCCGGTGCAAAGTCCGACCATGAGACCGGCCCCGAGTACAGGGACCGCCACACCAACCCCATCACCAGTCAGTACCATGACCGGAAATAATGAGACGGCAGAGACATATTTCCAATGGGGACGGGCATATGAGGATGTCGGGAACTGTCAGGCTGCACTGGTTGAGTTTGAAAAAGCGATTGCCCGCGATCCGTATTATGCCGATGCCTGGTACCACCGTGCGATCTGTTATGAAAGACAGGGGATGTATGATGAGGCATACGACTCATATCGGTTCCTGCTGACCATAGAGCCAGGGTTTTTCTCTGATAATAAAAATGTAACAAAACCTCTGACCTCGAATATCAGTCCTGGAGAGTTTCCAAAGCCCCCTGGTGAAGAGTCGGTGATGAACGGGCCGTTCTTCTGGATCCTGATCGGGACCGGAGTAGGCGGGCTTATTATCAGTGGTCTTGTTCTCTATCATATTCGTCGGCGTCCTGCTCCAGATGGAACGGTTGTCCTGACCAGGCAATCCACAGGGCCTGTTACCAACGAGGAGCTAAGCGCGATCGCCGACCAGATTGCAGAGTACTATGACGGGGATAAGGAGATCTGCATGCAGGTCATCAAACTTGCAATAGAGATTGCCCGGGAGGGACGAGAAGGAAAACCGGTAGGCACCGCCTTTGTCCTTGGTGATAGTGATGCTGTCCTCGAACGGTCCAGGCAACTTATCCTGAACCCCCTCGCCGGTCATTCCTCAACAGATCGGAAGATTACCAATCCGGACATGCGGGAGAACATCAAGGAACTTGCCCTTCTTGATGGTGCCTTTGTCATCAGGGAGGACGGGACGGTTGAAGCAGCCGGCCGGTATATCTCTATTGATACCAGTAATGTCCAGCTCTCAAAAGGATTTGGAACCCGTCATGTTTCAGTTGCCGCAATTACGCAGGAGACAAAAGCGATCGGTATTGTCGTCTCTGAAAGTGGCGGGCAGGTCAGGATTATGGCAGAGGGCCGGATAATCCTTGAGACCAGATAA
- a CDS encoding NosD domain-containing protein, with the protein MGFPVYQILVIRKMGKVYVMSGKPFRYLGYLILVILVAFSVSGTAQPITAPAVITSPGMYELTADARGITDMYGIRIESSDVVLDGQGHFLGGDQRDKSVGIYVNKFGGSITNVTIKNLKLEDWNNGVSYQYVKGKEGDTNVISNLDIIDCPTGIHIEYSDFIGITDNLIRDCSKAINIEQTSSKVTVTKNTLKNNGVGVIVMKTADVTLHDNTINTCDVYGVQVTDSSGFTLTKNGISDNKYAALQIESTTDSVITDNNFSKTATGPVVVIGNGVTGAKIYNNYFGSVNNISVDEISSDIVWNVTLEEGVNILGGPYKGGNYWGSAPGLDGFSDTVPDEDGYGIGDKPYEINAYNIDYLPLTNTDKNYPAPTPEPTPEPVEAVSSEFEHNIPADTNTTSEEEPVANQSSEGLSVEEREPSEPVKTNETANEVVNETINATTKSPSATPAISVQNEYQDEESAFSALGSEVVRVKDENGTVIAENISANETPVTAPAVKNGYLLFTGLNPGNQVVLTTSTHQEVVLDAVMTSSLSVPVPANIPLYTSWKVMAMNATAAQGSIDRYPAADETVVIAVTLRELSPSLSSNNSSMAVLSVSDPAILTIPDSTSPLPTPDSSQSVDIANNSTPYEVVPPVLTYLPEMRSGNETGIASIVIENGAGEKVPGHTVTAYAGPGGAIFPEGTVEVMAGGDITFVLTPYEGHQIEYLLIDGSNVDPSSEYQFVNVTRDHTIIAGFS; encoded by the coding sequence TTGGGATTTCCCGTATATCAGATACTGGTGATCCGAAAGATGGGGAAGGTGTATGTGATGTCAGGAAAACCATTCCGATATCTGGGATATCTTATCCTGGTAATTTTAGTTGCGTTCAGTGTATCAGGTACAGCACAGCCGATAACTGCTCCTGCCGTTATCACATCACCTGGGATGTACGAGCTGACTGCAGATGCACGGGGAATTACTGATATGTATGGGATCAGGATCGAATCATCTGATGTGGTGCTTGATGGCCAGGGTCATTTTCTGGGCGGAGACCAGCGGGACAAATCGGTCGGTATTTACGTGAACAAGTTCGGCGGTTCTATCACCAATGTCACAATAAAAAACCTGAAACTTGAGGACTGGAACAATGGTGTAAGTTACCAGTATGTAAAGGGAAAAGAGGGTGATACCAATGTGATCTCAAACCTGGATATCATCGACTGCCCGACTGGTATTCATATCGAGTATTCAGATTTCATTGGTATAACCGACAACCTGATCCGGGACTGTTCAAAGGCAATTAATATTGAACAGACCTCCAGCAAAGTTACCGTGACGAAAAATACCCTGAAAAACAACGGGGTTGGCGTCATCGTCATGAAGACCGCAGATGTCACATTGCATGATAATACAATCAACACCTGTGATGTCTATGGCGTTCAGGTCACAGACTCATCAGGATTTACCCTCACCAAAAACGGCATCAGCGACAATAAATATGCAGCACTTCAGATTGAAAGCACCACAGACTCTGTTATCACCGATAATAACTTTTCAAAGACTGCAACCGGTCCGGTGGTAGTCATTGGGAACGGGGTCACGGGTGCGAAGATATACAACAACTACTTTGGAAGTGTGAATAATATCTCCGTGGATGAGATCAGCAGCGATATTGTCTGGAATGTCACCCTCGAAGAAGGCGTGAATATCCTGGGAGGTCCGTATAAAGGTGGTAATTATTGGGGATCTGCACCAGGCCTTGATGGGTTTTCTGATACGGTTCCTGATGAGGACGGGTATGGAATCGGTGACAAACCATATGAGATCAATGCTTATAATATCGATTATCTCCCCCTGACAAATACCGATAAAAATTATCCTGCCCCAACTCCTGAGCCAACCCCTGAACCAGTTGAAGCGGTTTCATCAGAATTTGAACATAATATTCCTGCAGATACAAACACAACCTCTGAAGAAGAACCGGTTGCCAATCAATCGAGTGAGGGACTGTCGGTAGAAGAAAGAGAACCGTCTGAACCGGTCAAAACGAATGAGACCGCCAATGAGGTGGTGAATGAGACGATCAATGCCACGACCAAATCCCCTTCAGCCACACCTGCAATCTCTGTCCAGAATGAGTATCAGGATGAAGAGTCTGCCTTTTCAGCCCTGGGTTCAGAGGTCGTCAGGGTGAAGGATGAGAACGGGACGGTTATCGCAGAAAATATTTCAGCAAATGAGACCCCGGTGACGGCTCCGGCAGTAAAAAATGGTTACCTTCTCTTTACCGGGCTAAACCCCGGGAATCAGGTTGTTCTCACCACCAGCACTCATCAGGAGGTCGTACTTGACGCAGTGATGACATCAAGTCTCTCGGTTCCGGTTCCCGCAAATATTCCCTTATATACCTCCTGGAAGGTTATGGCGATGAATGCGACCGCTGCCCAAGGGTCCATTGATCGGTATCCTGCTGCTGATGAAACCGTGGTTATTGCCGTAACACTGAGAGAACTTTCACCCTCACTTTCATCGAATAATTCATCAATGGCGGTGCTTTCAGTCAGTGATCCTGCCATCCTGACTATTCCTGATAGTACCTCCCCGCTACCGACACCTGATTCCAGTCAGTCGGTTGATATTGCCAATAATTCCACACCATATGAGGTTGTACCGCCCGTGCTCACTTATCTTCCTGAAATGCGGTCAGGGAATGAAACCGGGATTGCATCCATAGTCATTGAAAATGGTGCCGGAGAAAAGGTGCCCGGGCACACGGTTACTGCATATGCCGGCCCCGGTGGCGCAATCTTTCCGGAAGGAACTGTTGAAGTGATGGCCGGCGGAGATATTACCTTTGTGCTGACTCCCTATGAGGGACACCAGATCGAGTATCTCCTCATAGACGGTTCCAATGTTGACCCTTCATCTGAATACCAGTTTGTGAATGTAACAAGGGATCATACCATCATTGCAGGATTTAGCTAG
- a CDS encoding deoxyribonuclease IV: MTLRQVGVHVSIAGSFVHAFDRARERGCDCFQIFTKNPRGWKAKPIEKPDSDAFIHESEQFRPGTVYAHISYLPNLAGDNSAMYEKSVDALRMELDRCQALHIPYLITHLGHAGDDRAHGRARVVQAIDTALEGREPGTMLLLENTAGEKHSVGSTIEDIGDVFGRCEEQNRIGICFDTCHAFAAGYDLRTPELVGQVADQIQDTIGLTSLHVIHLNDAKGDLGSGLDRHEHIGMGTLGVPGIRSVLMHPGFRNIPCICETPVDDRRGDADNIRVVRELMRMR, translated from the coding sequence ATGACACTACGTCAGGTCGGAGTTCATGTATCCATAGCCGGGTCATTCGTACATGCCTTTGACCGGGCCAGAGAACGGGGATGCGACTGCTTTCAGATTTTTACCAAAAACCCACGGGGTTGGAAGGCGAAACCAATCGAAAAACCGGATTCTGATGCCTTTATCCACGAAAGTGAACAGTTCAGACCAGGGACAGTATATGCCCATATCTCCTATCTCCCTAATCTTGCCGGAGACAATTCTGCAATGTATGAGAAGTCGGTCGATGCATTGAGGATGGAACTTGACCGGTGTCAGGCCCTGCATATTCCTTATCTTATCACTCATCTGGGACATGCCGGAGATGACCGTGCGCACGGGAGGGCACGGGTTGTTCAGGCAATTGATACCGCACTTGAAGGCAGAGAACCGGGGACCATGCTCCTTCTTGAAAACACCGCAGGAGAGAAGCATTCGGTGGGAAGCACGATTGAGGATATCGGCGATGTCTTTGGACGGTGTGAAGAGCAGAATCGGATTGGTATATGTTTTGATACCTGTCATGCCTTTGCAGCAGGGTATGATCTCCGGACCCCGGAGTTGGTTGGCCAGGTGGCTGATCAGATTCAGGATACTATCGGTCTCACATCGCTCCATGTGATTCATCTTAATGATGCAAAGGGAGATCTTGGGAGCGGGCTTGATCGGCATGAACACATCGGCATGGGTACCCTTGGTGTACCTGGTATCCGTTCAGTCCTCATGCATCCGGGATTTCGTAATATCCCCTGTATCTGCGAAACACCGGTTGATGATCGGCGCGGTGATGCAGATAATATCCGGGTCGTCAGGGAACTCATGCGAATGAGATAA
- a CDS encoding aldehyde dehydrogenase family protein: MTSKQAPMNQESYEVYNPADGSLVGSVPAGTPDDVNNAVSTAWEAFRSWSQTDPLDRSKLLFSAAQLVRADQKDLARLLTREQGKPLRESMNEVAGFARVLEYYASISGTLKGDYGLSKTYGHMMVVRQPLGVCAAIIPWNMPVLIMGWKIGPVLATGNTMIVKPSTTAPLTCKALAGCLYRVGVPESVLQLVTGSGEVVGEALARHPDIKSLSFTGAVPTGIQVAEHAAKTLKKTILELGGSDAMIVCKDADLEAAAKGAVSGRFFNCGQTCTAIKRVFVDTSIYAPFVRRVRELADALQVGNGLLAGVDMGPVHSKRQRDTVHSLVQETVDNRLGTVLSGGKIPDSDPYAMGSFYLPTILTDVDPDAPVMREEVFGPVLPISEFDSISDAIERANATRFGLGASVWTHDMRTISRATQELDAGIVWVNQHLRIPPEVPFGGVKSSGLGRENGRYALFHYLEEKTILIHP; the protein is encoded by the coding sequence ATGACATCAAAGCAGGCTCCTATGAATCAGGAATCATATGAGGTCTATAATCCTGCTGATGGGAGTCTTGTCGGCAGCGTTCCTGCGGGAACACCTGATGATGTGAATAATGCGGTCAGTACCGCATGGGAAGCCTTCCGGTCCTGGTCTCAAACCGATCCCCTTGACCGGTCAAAACTCCTCTTTTCAGCAGCTCAGCTTGTACGGGCTGATCAAAAGGATCTTGCCCGCCTGCTTACCCGGGAGCAGGGTAAACCACTTCGTGAATCCATGAATGAAGTAGCAGGATTTGCCCGGGTGCTGGAGTATTATGCTTCAATCTCCGGCACTCTGAAGGGTGACTATGGGCTGAGCAAAACGTATGGGCACATGATGGTTGTGCGGCAGCCCCTTGGTGTCTGTGCGGCCATCATACCCTGGAATATGCCGGTCCTCATCATGGGTTGGAAGATTGGGCCGGTGCTTGCCACCGGAAATACGATGATCGTAAAGCCTTCAACGACCGCCCCCCTGACCTGTAAAGCCTTGGCAGGATGTCTGTATCGTGTTGGCGTTCCTGAATCAGTTCTCCAGCTGGTCACCGGATCGGGGGAGGTGGTAGGAGAGGCACTTGCCCGTCATCCGGATATCAAATCGCTCTCATTCACCGGTGCTGTTCCGACTGGCATTCAGGTTGCAGAGCATGCAGCAAAAACCTTAAAAAAGACTATTCTTGAACTTGGCGGGAGTGATGCCATGATCGTCTGCAAGGATGCAGACCTTGAAGCGGCAGCGAAAGGAGCAGTGTCAGGCAGGTTCTTTAACTGTGGCCAGACCTGCACTGCAATAAAAAGGGTATTTGTTGATACCAGCATCTATGCACCCTTTGTCCGGCGGGTCAGGGAACTGGCCGATGCACTTCAGGTTGGAAACGGGCTTTTAGCTGGTGTGGATATGGGACCGGTTCATTCCAAAAGACAACGGGATACAGTCCATTCCCTGGTGCAGGAGACCGTGGATAACCGGCTGGGTACCGTACTGTCCGGTGGGAAGATACCTGATTCTGACCCCTATGCAATGGGGAGCTTTTATCTTCCGACCATCCTCACTGATGTCGATCCTGATGCTCCGGTCATGCGTGAAGAAGTATTTGGTCCCGTTCTTCCAATATCAGAATTTGACTCCATATCCGACGCAATTGAGCGTGCGAACGCAACACGGTTTGGTCTTGGTGCATCAGTCTGGACTCATGACATGAGAACGATATCCCGGGCGACCCAGGAGCTTGATGCCGGCATTGTATGGGTGAACCAGCATCTGAGAATACCTCCTGAAGTACCTTTTGGAGGTGTGAAGTCATCAGGTCTTGGGCGGGAAAACGGGCGGTATGCTCTCTTCCACTACCTGGAAGAGAAGACCATTCTCATTCATCCATGA
- a CDS encoding glycosyltransferase family 4 protein, with protein sequence MERKKIAFFCWESLYSERVGGLANAATYLAQELAKRNEVHYFTRGDCDFSFNGVHYHGVRPEGGNIVEYCRNMSHAMVNRFREYDGTPFDILHFHDWHVTEALHLLQDRNTIFTYHSTEYGRNGNQHGSWWEYHEICGKEWYAGLIARQVTTVSNVLREEVMNLYQVPDWKIRVFPNGVIPEQFDVDLDQGSLKAEMGIHPYAPTILFIGRMAYQKGPDLLLDALPMVKEEYWGLQVIMAGDGGMRPWLEQVAYDRGLPVRFPGYITDAEYVRLLNAADLVVIPSRNEPFGIVLPEAWSAGRPVVACDVGGLHENIESYRDGIKVPVSADRLAEGICQALEDTNRLSKFGRTGRSKVYRQFRWEGIAQKLDRMYGTVCS encoded by the coding sequence GTGGAACGAAAAAAGATTGCATTCTTCTGTTGGGAGTCGTTGTACTCCGAGCGAGTGGGTGGACTTGCGAACGCGGCAACATATTTAGCTCAGGAGCTGGCGAAAAGAAACGAAGTTCATTATTTTACCAGAGGGGATTGCGATTTTTCCTTCAACGGTGTGCATTACCATGGGGTCAGACCGGAAGGGGGAAATATCGTTGAATACTGCCGGAACATGAGTCATGCCATGGTGAACCGGTTCAGGGAGTATGATGGGACTCCTTTTGATATCCTTCACTTTCATGACTGGCATGTAACTGAAGCATTACACCTTCTGCAGGACAGAAATACCATCTTCACGTACCATTCAACCGAATATGGACGAAATGGCAATCAGCACGGAAGCTGGTGGGAATACCATGAGATATGCGGGAAAGAGTGGTATGCAGGCCTGATTGCCCGTCAGGTCACCACCGTCAGCAATGTTCTCCGTGAGGAGGTTATGAACCTGTATCAGGTTCCTGACTGGAAGATCCGTGTCTTTCCAAACGGAGTTATTCCTGAACAGTTTGATGTAGACCTTGATCAGGGATCATTAAAAGCCGAGATGGGAATTCACCCCTATGCACCGACCATCCTCTTCATCGGACGGATGGCATACCAGAAAGGCCCGGACCTTCTCCTTGATGCCCTTCCGATGGTAAAGGAAGAATACTGGGGACTGCAGGTGATCATGGCCGGAGACGGAGGCATGCGTCCGTGGCTGGAACAGGTTGCATATGATCGGGGTCTTCCTGTCCGGTTCCCGGGGTATATCACCGATGCCGAGTATGTCCGGCTCCTTAACGCGGCTGACCTTGTCGTCATACCAAGCAGGAATGAACCGTTCGGGATAGTACTCCCCGAGGCATGGAGTGCAGGACGACCGGTGGTGGCGTGTGATGTCGGCGGGCTACATGAGAATATCGAGTCATATCGGGATGGCATAAAAGTTCCTGTCTCAGCTGACCGGTTAGCAGAAGGTATATGCCAGGCCCTTGAAGATACAAATCGTCTCTCTAAGTTTGGCAGAACCGGACGATCCAAGGTGTACCGGCAGTTCAGATGGGAAGGAATTGCGCAGAAACTTGACCGTATGTATGGGACAGTCTGCAGCTGA
- a CDS encoding anthranilate synthase component I family protein has translation MDTAMKAGQSMGIFPFQLYEKIAKSALQTTYIPVFLPIPEPSVNPAEIYATLSQEQGFLLESMEGVPKRAVRSIIGVKPLATLAVSDSCIISGKEGEVFQNLLQDQEITSPTDVLRIIQRELSAYTPDAGTFSGGMAGYCRYDLVRDITGGMVQAGQEEGPVIRLMIPGDLIIFDHVAHSCLLIAGTFIQKGDNYQEKYDDAVRRVHTLEQEIANLKKRAPIPTVMYEKVHLPDHDRDLYEHAVEQALQHIRAGDIFQIVLSRRFSLPYSADPYRIYQVLRTINPSPYLYYFNFGDEAIIGSSPEMLVKTKGRTVMTVPIAGTRPRGKTETEDAQLAEELLADPKERAEHLMLVDLARNDIGRVSEFGTVKVPDFMSIDKFSHVQHITSVVTGELQAEKGPVDVLEACFPAGTVSGAPKIRAMQIIQDLEPTPRGIYSGAVGYLGFDGLMEFAIAIRTVIVKNNIATCQAGAGIVADSVPSKEFDETQAKAGAMAQAIFTAGRLP, from the coding sequence ATGGATACTGCCATGAAGGCAGGTCAGTCCATGGGGATTTTCCCATTTCAATTGTATGAGAAGATCGCCAAATCCGCACTACAAACGACCTATATTCCGGTTTTTCTTCCAATACCGGAACCATCTGTGAATCCTGCAGAGATATATGCTACCCTGTCACAGGAACAGGGTTTTTTACTTGAGTCAATGGAAGGTGTTCCAAAACGTGCAGTCAGATCAATCATCGGAGTAAAGCCACTCGCAACACTGGCAGTTTCTGATTCATGCATAATATCCGGCAAGGAGGGAGAAGTATTTCAAAATCTGCTCCAGGATCAGGAGATAACATCCCCGACTGATGTGCTCCGGATAATCCAGAGAGAATTATCTGCATATACACCAGATGCAGGCACATTTTCTGGTGGTATGGCAGGATACTGCCGGTATGATCTGGTTCGGGACATCACCGGAGGGATGGTACAGGCAGGACAGGAGGAGGGCCCGGTTATCAGACTCATGATTCCGGGGGATCTCATCATCTTTGATCATGTTGCCCACTCCTGTCTGCTTATTGCAGGGACTTTTATTCAGAAAGGGGACAATTATCAGGAAAAATACGATGATGCCGTCAGAAGAGTGCACACATTAGAGCAGGAGATTGCAAACCTCAAAAAAAGAGCACCAATCCCCACAGTCATGTATGAGAAGGTGCATCTTCCGGATCATGACAGGGATCTATACGAACATGCCGTGGAACAGGCCCTGCAGCACATACGGGCAGGAGATATCTTTCAGATCGTCCTCTCACGAAGATTTTCACTTCCATATTCTGCTGATCCATATCGGATTTACCAGGTACTCAGGACGATAAATCCCTCACCATACCTGTATTATTTCAATTTTGGTGATGAAGCCATCATCGGATCCAGCCCTGAGATGCTGGTAAAGACTAAAGGCAGGACGGTTATGACGGTCCCGATTGCCGGAACCAGGCCGAGGGGAAAGACAGAAACTGAGGATGCACAACTTGCAGAAGAACTCCTGGCCGACCCCAAAGAACGGGCCGAGCACCTGATGCTTGTGGATCTTGCACGCAATGACATCGGCAGGGTATCTGAGTTTGGAACCGTAAAGGTCCCTGATTTTATGTCCATTGACAAATTTTCCCATGTCCAGCATATCACCTCCGTAGTCACCGGAGAACTTCAGGCAGAGAAAGGGCCGGTTGATGTACTGGAGGCATGCTTTCCGGCAGGGACCGTGAGCGGAGCACCAAAGATCCGTGCCATGCAGATTATCCAGGACCTGGAACCTACCCCCCGGGGAATTTATTCAGGGGCAGTCGGTTATCTTGGATTTGACGGACTGATGGAATTTGCCATCGCAATCAGAACAGTAATCGTAAAAAATAACATTGCCACTTGTCAGGCTGGTGCAGGAATCGTTGCAGATTCGGTCCCGTCCAAAGAATTTGATGAGACCCAGGCAAAGGCAGGAGCAATGGCACAGGCAATATTCACCGCAGGAAGATTACCATGA
- a CDS encoding anthranilate synthase component II, with amino-acid sequence MKVVIIDCFDSFTYNLYQLVGSLGAEPVPITCNKPLETIQKADPDRIILSPGPGTPKDSGVCREVIQTYMGMVPILGVCLGHQTIIDTLGGVIRQMERPVHGMTSEIHTTGEGIFNGVPDSFPAARYHSLTAEPKTLPSVLKVTATTQDDQTIMAVAHRNHPVYGLQFHPESVMTPAGRTIMKNFLRYGGEC; translated from the coding sequence ATGAAGGTCGTTATCATTGACTGTTTTGACAGTTTTACCTACAATCTCTACCAGCTGGTCGGATCCCTTGGTGCTGAACCGGTACCGATCACCTGTAATAAACCGTTAGAAACCATACAAAAGGCAGATCCAGACCGGATTATTCTCTCGCCCGGACCCGGAACACCGAAGGATTCCGGGGTGTGCAGAGAGGTCATACAAACATACATGGGAATGGTTCCCATACTCGGCGTATGTCTTGGACACCAGACCATTATTGACACGCTGGGAGGTGTCATCAGGCAGATGGAGCGGCCGGTTCACGGGATGACCAGTGAGATCCATACCACCGGAGAAGGAATATTTAACGGCGTTCCGGATTCTTTTCCTGCTGCCAGATACCATTCTCTCACGGCCGAACCAAAAACCCTTCCCTCTGTCCTGAAAGTGACTGCAACAACACAGGATGACCAGACAATCATGGCAGTTGCCCACCGGAACCATCCGGTATATGGCCTGCAGTTTCATCCGGAGAGTGTGATGACTCCGGCAGGCCGCACCATCATGAAGAATTTCCTCAGGTACGGAGGTGAATGCTGA